The genome window TTGAAAACGCCGAGCATTGGCAGGAACTGGAATCCGTTATGGAGGCTGTTAACGGCCGTGCGCAGACCTCAGAGAAGGGGCCTGGCATCAGACTGTTATTTGATTAGACCGGTTTCCCCCCTTCCGTCCGCCCCAAACCGAATGTTCTCTAAGCCGTCTTCGTGCGAGCAATTTGTTTTATTTTGTTTCAAAATGTTTCTTTCAAAATGTTTTTAATTGTTTCATAACGCTTCACCCACCGCCCCAACCTTCCCATAGAAATTCAAAAACCATTGCACCGTGCGATTCTCTATAGTTGGCACAAAAGATGCTTTAGAATATTATAAAATATAATGATTAATTGCCAATAATATCATTTTTTTAAGGAGGATTGACATGGCACGAATCAACTTTGAAAACACATTTGCGGCGGCGGCTTTTGCCGAAGCCGGGGAGCATGAAACAGCCATGAAAATGGCCGGCATTACACCGGTTTATGAGAAGGTCCGAAAATTTGCCGATGCTGTTCAACAGTGCTTTGCTGCGGTTGGCTTTGCCGAAGCCGGCTGCCATGCCGAGGCGACTAAAATGGCGCATACCGAAACGGTATGCCGGAAAAACAGCGAAACCCTGGACAACTTCCTTGAAAACGTGGGACTCAGCAATGTCCGGGTCTGCTACGGGCTGGCGACGGTATAGCACGCCTTGCTTCTCGCGATGAGAATCAATCTGTTGCTTATTGAAACCGACTATTTATACCGCATCAATTTGAGCAACCGTCTGGCCCAGGGAGATTTCCGCATTTTTTCAGCGAACCAGCCCAAAGAAATCAACCGCCTGATCAAAAAGAAAAAAATCGATGTTGCACTATTGGATCTTTCAGGGTTAAAATTAGAAGGATTAAAAATATTGTCATTGATCAAAAAGCTCAACCCGTTGACGGAGGTAATTACACTTAACGGCTCCGGCAATATGGCATTATCCATAGACGGGATGAAGCGGGGCGCGTTTGATGACCTTTTGATTCCGTTTGATATGAAAACCTTGATGGAGCGGATCAAAACAGCCTATGCGCAGAAAAGTGAGCGCGAGGCCGAAACCGCCATCAGCGGATATCAAAAGGTT of Desulfobacterales bacterium contains these proteins:
- a CDS encoding response regulator; this translates as MLIETDYLYRINLSNRLAQGDFRIFSANQPKEINRLIKKKKIDVALLDLSGLKLEGLKILSLIKKLNPLTEVITLNGSGNMALSIDGMKRGAFDDLLIPFDMKTLMERIKTAYAQKSEREAETAISGYQKVMMAAAFAEAGESETAKALMDSCKRKSVDPNSKGERNGG